The stretch of DNA ATAGTGGCATTTATGGTTGTAACACCATTTGCATTATACTTTCAATGGTATAAAAATATTCTTCTCTTCTAGTCTTAATTCATTTCTTCTACTTAGAGTTCTTGtcatatccaaaaaaaaaactgaacttTTTTCCTGTCCGTTTAATAGGAATCAATTGCCAAAAATTACAACAGGAATATTCTTTAGGATATTGGCAACTAGTCTGCTAGGGTAAGtttcatttattatatatagtcagttatttgaatatattttcttattaattaattaataatcaattaaatctgcacatttttactaaatttatatttaatttgttaattatcAGGCTTTTGGATCAAAATTTGTACTTGTTGGGGATGAAATACACCACAGCAACCTACGCGACTGCCATGAGCAATTTGCTCCCTGTTATCACATTCATTTTGGCTTGTATTCACAGGTAACTTTCAACTGATCTTgtcatttatttacttttattaaaaCACGCATTTGTCAtaataaaagagagaaaatcaAATTAGTAATATAAAAGAGAGAAAGCGCACCTAACACATTATCTTTAaaaatttagttattatatatctataacaattataaaacaaaaaaaaatgataacaaaaaaaaaattcaagaaaaggggaaaaaaacagttgttattaaatttaaggAATAACCCTTCCGACCCCCTTTCTTTCACATGGTCttcatctttttttattttattttatttttattttattttttatatttttttttatgaatgaacATCTTATTGCTTAAAATCATTCTATATATGTCACTAATTATTTGAGAATATATAATCAATGGAGAAATTAAGaaccaaaaacaataattttttttttgggttacctaaccaaaaacaataacaaaagaaCAAACTAAGTGAGAAAGAGACTGAAAAATTAAAAGTGAAACATATATCATCTATCTATTTTCATGCATAAAAGGTGAGGAGCAAAAATCATATAAGGATCTAGAAATCAATAAGACGGAGGACCGAATGGGccgatttttttaaataacaaatagtacatataaaataaaatcactatAGTTTTTTTGACAAGCACTGAAGCacctaaaacaaaataaaattttgtgataaaataaaggaaaatgctaacatgttaaaaaattggatatggtaatttttactaaaaaattttgtaatcaatttcttaaaattacaaaaaatgcTCTTATCGATACAAAATTTCTatctttaaattcattaaagttCGTTATAAAGCACAAGTTAGCAAAACTCTAAAATAGAATAGACTAACATATGTTAGATTAGATGTTGTATAAAAAGAAGTAGCTAGTAAATAGGATGCATGTCATTAGCAACCGATAGACATTAAATGATCATCTATTTGAACCACTAGTACACAAAAAGACAATAACTAAAACACTCACTCCCACCATTCATTTACCGGATATACACACACAAATGCCCAACTTaataacttataaattattaCTACCGGACTATGAATAATATCGAAATGATTCAAGAAAATCTGTTCGATAAGAAATATTGAGAAGATAAAGACAAATAATGATAGATTCAAATGTCAATATTGTTATTGGAGTAAAGTTCTTAGGTTTGAGATTTATTGTATTGTAGGTTTGAATTGGAATCTGAAATTATTGGTTAAGTCGGAAGATATCCGAACTTTCTTATTCGTGcgattttttatttaagttgAAGTTTTTCATATTTCTGTTTAAGCAACAAAATGAAATGAGCAGTGCAATTTAATGCAGCAATATTGATGTGAAGAGAAGTACAAAATCATGACAATATAAAAGTCAATTTGCACATTCACTCATTTGTATTGAATCAATCATATTATGTAAAAGTGAGTCAATCGGATGAAAATCATTATATAAAATTTGCTGCTTAAAAACTACATCCATCTTTTGAGAACATTAAGCAATGAAAATGACTTTTTTGTTGTCTGATTTCACGACGAGTACTATTTAGTACAACAAATCAGAATGATAGTTTAAATACGCATTTGATGGAAATTATTGGTAGTAATAATAAATTGTCTATTCAATAAAGAAATATTGAGAAGATATAAgcatatgaatatatatatatatatattaattagcCTACCGGAATATGCATAATATCAAAATGATTCAAGAAAACTTTCCGTTTTTGGAATATGAAATCTGAAACTTTTGTCACTTCAAATTGTACATTCAAGAACACCTTCAACCTAAAATCAAGGATATTTTTGGGTTTATGGGGAATCTGGTAGCAATATCGGAGGCCTAAAGAGCAAATTTCATAGCATATTACTATCCAGATGTGTTCAATACAAGGGGTTTAAGCGGTTTAGAAAATCTTCCTAGCAAGGGTGATATTTGAGAAATGACACCAAAtgcatatttaattattaaaatagataaaatcGCTATGATGAATTGTGTTGTAATAATTATAATGGATACGAGTTATCAAGTCAAGTTTTTGAAAATATGTCACTACGTATATGTCATTACGTATATGGagattatattaattttatgttaGTCATTGTTACTGAATTTAAAATTGATAGAATATAGGATTATACTATATTTTTCAGCCATAATTACAGATTTAATATAATTGTACTGATTCTGGCTCGTCTAAGCTTTGTGTGTGATGGGCCTAGCTTTTGTAATTTTGTAAGCCTTGGGGTTAATATGCCTTCTATTTTCCCTTTGTActtctttatttatatataatatattactTTAGCCGTAATCAGTCTTCATGAACCCCTTATTATTGCATAATAACAAATATATGCGCCCTAGTTTAAGCACCTACCTTTCCTCATGGGCTTGTTGTAATATACTAGATTTCCCATCCGTGCGACGCACAGGAAAGAATTTGTTTATATGATATGGTTTAGGGAGGGGTTGGAGCCCCTCCTTGTCCTCCTCCAGTCCGTcccttattataataaaaataatggtGGCACTTTAAGTATTTATGTTTGTCGAAAAAAAACGGTTGAGTAAATATGGATACAAAGAGGAAAGGTAGGTGCTTAAAAACTTGTCAAATAACTCTTTTTTGCTTTATTATATTCTATAATTCtatgatttaaatttaaataaaaataatgtgctTTGTCAATCACCTCTTTAGCACTTTATTTAACTTTAActaattgagattttttttttgggtgtcAAGGACCGAAACTATCAACCTAGGATCTAGACGACACCAAGCAAAGGTGTTAGGCACAATACTTATTGTTTTGGGTGCCATGGTGATGACAATGGTTAAAGGTTCCATACTGTTTGGGACAGTTGGAGCCATTAACCACGGTCATCATGGTGGTTCTCATACAATAGTTGGATTGATCTTCATCTTATTAGGGTGTACATCTTTTGCTTATTCCAGTATCCTCCAAGTAAGTTGCTCTATCTCAGAGTTAATGGCTCTATCTCatattaacttttttaatttgGTACTAACAAAATACaattaacctaattttttttctagacTATCCTCATTAATGAGTACCACTTCCCAGCACTCTCCCTTGTTTCAACTAATTCCTTTTTGGGGAGTATTGGAGGGCTAATAGTCGCTTGGATTGTAGAAAGTCGATCTTCTTATACAGTATGGACGATCTTTAGATGGGATCTGACATTACTGTCTATCATTTATGCGGTATGATATAATATTACTTAATTTTAAGCAAACTACTACTattgtaatttaaataattaaactaatttacttaattttaaaaaaattacagggAGTATTTTGCACAGGCATTGGTTACTACTTGGAAGGAG from Trifolium pratense cultivar HEN17-A07 linkage group LG5, ARS_RC_1.1, whole genome shotgun sequence encodes:
- the LOC123886406 gene encoding WAT1-related protein At2g37460-like — protein: MFITSTTTTPPTTTPQPPSQSPSSPPPPPPPPQPPSQPPIPPPSPTGPTPDLSPHTISISNNDQEDEIVPESLTTTPPTTTPQPPSQSPSSPPPPPPQPPSQPPIPPPSPTGPTPDLSPHTISISNNDQEDEIVPEAPTSITPTTTTTFRQRAQTFTIAIFLQLLFALLNLFAKLSMDDGRSSFVFVAYRSIVAFMVVTPFALYFQWNQLPKITTGIFFRILATSLLGLLDQNLYLLGMKYTTATYATAMSNLLPVITFILACIHRTETINLGSRRHQAKVLGTILIVLGAMVMTMVKGSILFGTVGAINHGHHGGSHTIVGLIFILLGCTSFAYSSILQTILINEYHFPALSLVSTNSFLGSIGGLIVAWIVESRSSYTVWTIFRWDLTLLSIIYAV